The genomic region TGCGGGCGGTTCCGCCAAAAAGAGGGACCTGGCGCTGCCTGGGAAGCTTACCGCCATTCGTCCGGCAGGTGACACTGTCTCGTGTGAATCCCAGACAAAGACCCAACGCGGGTCAAACCCTCCACCGGTATGGCAACGTCCGGACCGCCCTGCCCCACTTCCCGCGGCACCTGCTCGCGGGCCTGGGCGGGGGTTGGGCCCGCCGTAGCGGAGGCCCTTGCCTGCCCCGCTTCGGGACGGTGCTCCCCGGTCCGCACGCGCGCGGGCGGATCTTCCGATCCAAGGGCCCCGGTGCTTCCTTTTCACGGGGGTGCAGACAGGGAGCCCGGCCTCCTCGGGGGCCCCCTGTCAAGCGACACTCCGCCGCCCCCTGGACCAGTCCCCCCCTGAACAAACCCAAGCCCGGCGCCTTCACCGGCAACCATGCCGACAGCCGCTGTGCCTCCGCGAAGTAGCCCAGGGGAGAACCCAAGCAATACAAAGGTATTGACCTAAGTATTGAAAGGGACCATGGTCCGTTTCATGGCGCCCCCAGCCCAGCAACTCACGCGCGTGTTCCAGGCCCTGGCCGACCCCACGCGGCGCGCGGTGCTCGAACGTTTGAGCACGGGTCCCGCCGCCATGAGCGAGCTGGCCCAGCCCTTCCAGATGGCATTGCCGTCGTTCGCCCAGCACCTGAACGTGCTGGAGGACTGTGGCCTGGTGCGCTCGCGCAAGCGTGGGCGGGTGCGCACCTTCCAGCTCGCCCCCCAGCCGCTGGAAGCCGCACAGGATTGGCTGGCCCAGCAGCGCGCGGTCTGGGAGCGCCGTCTCGATCAGCTGGATCAATACCTCGATGAACCCTGGGAGAACGAACCATGACCGCCCCCCTTGCCTATCAACCGGACCCGAAGCTCGACCTGGTGCTGGAGCGTGTGACGGAGGCCTCGCCGGAGCGGGTGTGGCTCGCGTGGACCCAGCCCGAGCACCTGAAGAAGTGGTTCGCCCCCCGGCCGTGGACGACCGAGGAGTGTGAGGTGGACCTGCGCCCGGGCGGCATCTTCCGCACCGTGATGCGCTCTCCCGAC from Stigmatella erecta harbors:
- a CDS encoding ArsR/SmtB family transcription factor, yielding MVRFMAPPAQQLTRVFQALADPTRRAVLERLSTGPAAMSELAQPFQMALPSFAQHLNVLEDCGLVRSRKRGRVRTFQLAPQPLEAAQDWLAQQRAVWERRLDQLDQYLDEPWENEP